One genomic window of Nicotiana sylvestris chromosome 10, ASM39365v2, whole genome shotgun sequence includes the following:
- the LOC104247111 gene encoding probable carbohydrate esterase At4g34215, translated as MILPYIFLILLAAHPFCVSPAHTTNSNKNIFILAGQSNMSGRGGVVNNKWDEYIPPECQSNPRILRLTAELLWEEAKEPMHQDIDYYAVCGIGLGMSFANSVLKNEPKIGVIGLVPCAVGSTNISQWSKGSSYYNQMLKRTQTALQGGGTVRALLWYQGESDTLDLEDAKLYNSRLQKFFTDVRNDLYAPSLPIIQVALATTLGHYKEIIRQAQLGIHLKNVKTVDANGLKVGPDYVHLSTPAEVQLGQMLANAFLKFGSENE; from the exons ATGATTTTGCCCTATATTTTCTTGATTCTTTTGGCTGCACACCCCTTTTGTGTCAGCCCTGCACATACAACAAATAGTAACAAAAACATATTCATATTAGCAGGCCAAAGCAACATGTCCGGCAGAGGAGGGGTAGTGAATAACAAATGGGATGAGTACATTCCACCTGAATGTCAATCCAATCCAAGAATTCTTAGGCTAACAGCTGAACTTCTATGGGAAGAAGCAAAGGAGCCAATGCATcaagatattgattattatgcaGTTTGTGGGATTGGTCTTGGCATGTCATTTGCTAATTCAGTCTTGAAAAATGAACCAAAAATAGGTGTGATTGGTTTAGTGCCATGTGCTGTTGGTTCCACAAATATTAGCCAATGGTCTAAAGGATCTTCTTATTACAATCAGATGTTAAAAAGAACTCAGACTGCGTTACAAGGTGGTGGGACAGTTCGAGCACTTTTGTGGTATCAAGGAGAGAGTGATACTTTGGATCTTGAGGATGCAAAATTGTATAATTCAAGATTGCAGAAATTCTTCACCGATGTGCGCAATGACTTGTATGCACCTTCCCTCCCTATTATTCAG GTGGCATTGGCAACAACACTGGGGCATTATAAGGAAATTATCAGACAGGCCCAGTTGGGTATTCACCTTAAAAATGTGAAAACAGTTGATGCTAATGGGCTCAAAGTAGGCCCAGATTATGTGCATCTCAGTACTCCAGCAGAGGTCCAGCTTGGACAGATGTTGGCTAATGCATTTCTGAAATTTGGTTCAGAAAACGAATAG
- the LOC138879484 gene encoding uncharacterized protein, whose amino-acid sequence MGQSMFEQMMKKNADFDAQLASHNTSIRNLEVQLGQIVQALNTLPKGSLTSDTVVNSKGGNSTIHAMVVTTRSDRGGEASTSKQKEVVSDDVKVQNEDDPIVVEQVSEENVNGEVRIDIHDNEEETQNDVNLSREHVIDIPKTVMPKAKALLPRLPPPYPQRLEKKKNENQFKKFIKMMKSLSINVPLVEALDQMPRYAKFMKDLVTKKRSMDCETIKMTHQVSVIVHLMAPNLEDPDAFTNPCTIGSADFAKALCDFGASINLMPYSVFKLWVLVNRELLL is encoded by the coding sequence atgggacagtcaatgtttgaacaaatgatgaagaagaacgcTGACTTTGATGCCCAATTGGCGTCCCATAATACTTCTATACGCAATCTAGAGGTCCAACTTGGTCAGATTGTGCAAGCTTTAAACACTCTCCCTAAGGGGTCACTAACTAGTGACACGGTAGTAAACTCGAAGGGTGGGAACAGTACCATCCATGCAATGGTGGTGACCACAAGGAGTGATAGAGGTGGTGAAGCAAgtacctccaagcaaaaggaagttgtgagtgatgatgtTAAAGTGCAAAATGAAGATGATCCTATAGTTGTTgagcaagtgagtgaagagaatGTGAATGGtgaggtgagaattgatattcatgacaatgaggaggagactcaaaatgatgtgaacctatctagggaacacgtgatagacATACCGAAAACGGtaatgcctaaagccaaggctctcTTGCCAAGGCttcctccaccttaccctcaaagacttgaaaagaagaagaatgaaaaccagttcaagaagtttattaagatgatgaaaagtttgtcgatcaatgtgcccttggtggaagctcttgaCCAAATGCCGAGAtatgccaagtttatgaaagacttggtaactaaaaagagatctatggattgtgagaccataaaaatgactcatcaagtgagtgtcaTTGTGCACTTGATGGCTCCAAATCTTGAAGATCCCGACGCATTTACCAAtccatgtaccattgggagtgcggattttgcaaaggccTTGTGTGATTTCGGAGCAAGTATAAATCTGATGCCTTACTCCGTATtcaaactttgggtattggtcaaccgagAGCTACTTCTATGA